One Aphidius gifuensis isolate YNYX2018 linkage group LG5, ASM1490517v1, whole genome shotgun sequence genomic region harbors:
- the LOC122856854 gene encoding GDP-mannose 4,6 dehydratase, with product MTSKERKVALITGITGQDGSYLAEFLLEKDYEVHGIIRRASSFNTGRIQHLYADPKSHRQEKMKLHWGDMTDSSSLVKVISTVQPTEIYNLAAQSHVKVSFDLSEYTGEVDGIGTVRLLDAIRTCGLEKIVKFYQASTSELFGGKDSSIPQNENTPFYPRSPYACAKIYSYWIVVNYREAYGLYACNGILFNHESPRRGENFVTRKITRSIAKIHLGAQDVLELGNLNALRDWGHAKDYVKAMWMMLQQEVAEDYVIATGESHSVREFVETAFNHVGTTIVWEGEGINETGKNKETGEILVRVNPKYFRPTEVYTLLGDATKAKKKFGWEPSVSFEELVKDMMESDLALMRKDPTA from the exons atgacaagtAAAGAACGTAAAGTTGCTTTGATAACTGGTATCACCGgtcag gATGGCTCATATcttgctgaatttttattagaaaaagatTATGAAGTACATGGAATAATAAGAAGAGCAAGTTCATTTAATACTGGAAGAATTCAACATCTTTATGCTGATCCAAAAAGTCATagacaagaaaaaatgaaattacatTGGGGTGATATGACTGATTCAAGTAGTTTAGTTAAAGTTATATCAACAGTACAACCAACTGAAATATATAATCTTGCTGCACAAAGTCATGTTAAAGTTAGCTTTGATTTATCTGAATATACTGGTGAAGTTGATGGTATTGGAACAGTTAGATTATTAGATGCAATACGTACATGTGgtttagaaaaaattgttaaattttatcaagcatCAACATCTGAATTATTTGGTGGTAAAGATTCATCAATAccacaaaatgaaaatacaccATTTTATCCACGTTCACCATatg CATGTGCCAAAATATATAGTTACTGGATTGTTGTTAATTATCGTGAAGCATATGGTTTATATGCATGTAatggaatattatttaatcatgaaAGTCCAAGAAGAGGTGAAAATTTTGTAACTAGAAAAATAACACGTAGTATTGCTAAAATACATCTTGGTGCACAAGATGTATTAGAACTTGGTAATTTAAATGCACTTCGTGACTGGGGACATGCTAAAGATTACGtcaaa GCAATGTGGATGATGTTACAACAAGAAGTAGCTGAAGATTATGTTATTGCAACTGGTGAAAGCCATAGTGTACGTGAATTTGTTGAAACTGCATTTAATCATGTTGGAACGACAATAGTATGGGAAGGTGAAGGAATCAATGAAactggaaaaaataaagaaactgGTGAAATACTTGTTCGTGTTAATCCAAAATATTTTCGTCCAACTGAAGTT tatacaCTACTTGGTGATGCAACAAAAGCCAAAAAGAAATTTGGATGGGAACCATCAGTTTCGTTTGAG gaaCTTGTCAAGGATATGATGGAATCAGATTTAGCATTGATGAGAAAAGATCCAACAGCATAG